A window from Grus americana isolate bGruAme1 unplaced genomic scaffold, bGruAme1.mat scaffold_75, whole genome shotgun sequence encodes these proteins:
- the LOC129201005 gene encoding electroneutral sodium bicarbonate exchanger 1-like encodes MPLVRQSQRHHRPHSQKHREEEREKDSAPTEQGYHYTPSQRVQFILGTEEDEQHVPHDLFTELDEICVKEGEDAEWKETARWLKFEEDVEDGGERWSKPYVATLSLHSLSELRSCIINGTVLLDICANSIEEIADMILGPQDQSTEFDEHVRAKVREVLLKKHHHQNEKKRNNLLPIVRSFADVSKKQSDLHLLDKPAQTLTPHPSPTTAEAKNGVNHESNAMDLSKAQLHFMKKIPTGAEASNVLVGELDFLRQPIVAFVRLTPAVLLSGMTEVPIPTRFLFVLLGPEGKAHQYHEIGRSMATIMTDEVFRDVAYKAENRADLVAGIDEFLDQVTVLPPGEWDPSIRIEPPKNVPSQGKRKMPGALDDSASHSKPEKHSGPELERTGRLFGGLILDVKRKAPWFWSDFRDGLSLQCLASFLFLFCACMSPVITFGGLLGEATDGHISAMESLLGASMTGVVYSLFAGQPLTILGSTGPVLVFEKILYKFCKEYALSYLSLRACIGLWTAFFCIVLVATDASCLVCYITRFTEEAFASLICIIFIYEALEKLSHLRETYPVHMHSKLDFLTVYYCKCEAPSHPSKATLRFWESNEINVSGIAWENLTVTECRYLHGEFHGPACGRNGPYAPNVLFWCCILFFSTFVLSSFLKKFKSSRYFPTRVRSTISDFAVFLTIVIMVLTDFMTGIPSPKLHIPHMFKPTRDDRGWFISPTGPNPWWTVVAALIPALLCTILIFMDQQITALIVNRKEHRLKKGCGYHLDLFMVAVMLGVCSVMGLPWFVAATVLSITHVNSLKVESGCSAPGEQPKFLGIREQRVTGLMIFVLMGCSVFFTSVLKFIPMPVLYGVFLYMGVSSLRGIQFFDRLKLFGMPAKHQPDFIYLRHVPLRKVHCFTMIQLICLVLLWAIKVSRAAIIFPMMVLALVFVRKVMDFCFSKRELSFLDDLMPESKQKKLDDAKNEAKEEEESQKVMEAAAANWVQLKVGKTSDLDIPQQSSDRTDPSEINIWDEMSKTTVWKTLPMNTETV; translated from the exons ATGCCGCTGGTGAGGCAAAGCCAGCGGCATCACCGtccccacagccagaagcaTCGGGAAGAGGAACGGGAGAAGGACTCTGCCCCGACGGAGCAGGGCTACCACT ACACTCCGTCCCAGCGAGTGCAGTTCATCCTCGGGACCGAGGAGGACGAGCAGCACGTTCCCCATGACTTGTTCACCGAGCTGGATGAGATCTGCGTGAAAGAGGGTGAAGATGCCGAGTGGAAGGAAACGGCAAG GTGGCTGAAGTTTGAGGAGGACGTGGAAGACGGCGGCGAGCGCTGGAGCAAGCCCTACGTGGCCACgctgtccttgcacagcctctctgagctgaggAGTTGCATCATCAACGGGACGGTGCTGCTGGACATTTGTGCCAACAGCATCGAAGAGATTGCAG ATATGATCCTGGGCCCGCAAGACCAGTCCACGGAGTTTGACGAGCATGTGCGGGCAAAAGTTCGAGAAGTCCTACTGAAGAAGCATCACcatcagaatgagaagaaaagaaacaaccttctTCCCATCGTCCGCTCGTTTGCTGATGTGAGCAAGAAGCAGTCAGACCTGCACCTCCTTGACAAGCCAG cCCAAACACtcacccctcatccttctcctaccactgcagaagctaaaaatgGGGTGAACCACGAGAGCAACGCGATGGACTTAAGCAAG gcgcagctgcatttcatgaagaaaattcccACCGGGGCTGAAGCATCCAACGTGCTCGTAGGAGAGCTGGATTTCCTTCGCCAGCCCATCGTGGCATTTGTCCGCCTGACCCCGGCTGTCCTCCTCTCGGGCATGACGGAAGTTCCCATCCCAACAAG gttcctgtttgttttgcttggaccagaaggcaaagcccatcAGTACCATGAGATCGGCAGGTCCATGGCTACTATCATGACGGATGAG GTTTTCCGTGACGTTGCCTATAAAGCCGAGAACCGGGCTGACCTCGTGGCCGGCATCGACGAGTTTCTGGATCAGGTCACGGTCTTGCCGCCAGGAGAATGGGATCCATCGATCCGAATCGAGCCCCCGAAAAACGTCCCTtcgcag ggaaaaaggaagatgccaggagctctcgatgacagtgcttctcacagcaagccagagaaacacagtggtcCTGAACTGGAGCGCACGGGAAG gctctTTGGAGGTTTGATCCTGGACGTGAAGCGCAAAGCCCCGTGGTTCTGGAGCGACTTTCGGGATGGTCTGAGCCTGCAGTGTCTggcgtccttcctcttcctcttctgtgcctgcatgtCCCCTGTCATCACCTTCGGGGGACTGCTGGGGGAGGCGACCGACGGCCACATC AGTGCCATGGAGTCACTGCTGGGCGCATCCATGACCGGCGTGGTGTATTCCCTCTTTGCTGGCCAACCTCTCACCATCCTCGGCAGCACTGGACCCGTCCTCGTGTTCGAAAAGATCCTCtacaaattctgcaa GGAGTACGCGCTCTCCTATCTCTCTCTGCGGGCCTGCATCGGGCTGTGGACTGCCTTCTTCTGCATAGTGCTGGTGGCCACCGACGCCAGCTGTTTGGTGTGCTACATCACCCGCTTCACCGAAGAAGCCTTCGCCTCcctcatctgcatcatcttcatctacgaggctctggagaagctgagtcaCCTGCGAGAGACCTAccctgtgcacatgcacagcaagctcGACTTCCTCACCGTCTACta ctgtaagTGTGAGGCACCAAGCCATCCCAGCAAGGCAACCCTGCGTTTCTGGGAGAGCAACGAGATCAACGTGTCTGGCATCGCCTGGGAAAACCTCACGGTGACT gaatgTCGGTATTTGCATGGAGAGTTTCACGGACCTGCCTGTGGACGCAATGGCCCCTACGCGCCTAATGTCCTCTTCTGGTGCtgcatcctcttcttctccacctttGTCCTGTCGAGCTTCttgaagaagtttaaaagcagccgTTACTTCCCAACCAGA GTGCGGTCCACAATaagtgactttgctgttttcctcaccatCGTCATCATGGTGCTCACTGACTTCATGACTGGGATCCCGTCACCGAAGCTCCACATCCCCCATATGTTCAAG CCTACCAGAGACGACCGCGGGTGGTTCATCAGCCCCACAGGACCCAACCCTTGGTGGACGGTGGTGGCTGcgctcatcccagctctgctttgcaccatcTTGATATTCATGGACCAGCAGATCACTGCTCTTATCGTGAACaggaaggagcacaggctgaag AAAGGATGCGGGTACCACCTGGACCTCTTCATGGTGGCCGTGATGCTGGGGGTGTGCTCCGTGATGGGGCTGCCGTGGTTTGTGGCTGCGACCGTCCTGTCCATCACCCACGTGAATAGCCTCAAAGTGGagtctggctgctcagctccaggagaaCAGCCCAAGTTTCTGGGGATACGAGAGCAGAGAGTCACTGGCTTGATGATCTTTGTGCTCATGGGCTGCTCAGTCTTCTTCACTTCGGTGTTaaag tttATACCAATGCCTGTGCTTTATGGCGTCTTTCTCTACATGGGTGTGTCGTCGCTCAGAGGAATTCAG ttcttcgATCGCTTGAAGCTGTTTGGGATGCCGGCGAAACACCAGCCGGATTTCATCTACCTGCGGCACGTCCCCTTGCGAAAGGTGCATTGCTTCACCATGATCCAGCTGATCTGCCTCGTCCTGCTCTGGGCCATCAAGGTGTCGCGTGCCGCCATCATCTTCCCCATGATG GTTTTGGCTCTCGTTTTTGTCCGGAAAGTGATGGATTTCTGCTTCTCGAAGCGAGAGCTCAGCTTTCTGGATGACCTTatgccagaaagcaagcagaagaagtTGGACGATgccaaaaatgaagccaaagaagaagag GAGTCCCAGAAGGtgatggaagctgctgctgcaaattggGTTCAACTGAAAGTGGGGAAGACCAGCGACTTGGAtatcccacagcaaagcagcgaCAG gacCGATCCTTCCGAGATTAATATCTGGGATGAAATGTCGAAAACGACCGTGTGGAAGACTCTCcctatgaacacagaaacagtctga